The following are encoded in a window of Flavobacteriales bacterium genomic DNA:
- a CDS encoding cytochrome c: MRISCKHLIVSLGAILCFLGDARAQDGASIFKQNCGACHALGKRLVGPDLIGVNERRNDEWLLKFIKSSQALIQSGDADAAAVYAEFNQIAMPDQSHLGDDQIRSILAYIEEETLAKQSVAATQETPKEEAPVVVIEYSEADVASGLALFSGKKRLSNGGPSCISCHNVNNNALVSGGLLAKDLTDVYTRMGNAGVAGILSAPPFPAMASAYNNNALDSSEIAQLTAFLQHADNVSEGQQAKSGANIFILGGGGGLVVLLLLIATHWNRRLRTSVKHDIYKRQIKSI; encoded by the coding sequence ATGAGAATAAGCTGCAAACACCTGATCGTATCATTAGGGGCAATATTATGCTTTTTAGGTGATGCAAGGGCACAAGACGGAGCCTCCATTTTTAAACAAAATTGCGGAGCCTGCCATGCCTTGGGGAAAAGACTTGTCGGCCCGGACCTGATCGGAGTCAATGAGCGGAGAAATGATGAATGGTTATTGAAATTCATCAAATCTTCACAGGCATTGATCCAGTCCGGTGACGCCGACGCGGCAGCTGTATATGCGGAGTTCAACCAGATCGCCATGCCGGACCAGTCCCACCTGGGTGATGACCAGATAAGATCCATCCTGGCATATATCGAAGAAGAAACACTGGCAAAACAGAGCGTTGCCGCAACGCAGGAAACGCCAAAGGAAGAAGCGCCCGTAGTGGTGATCGAGTACAGTGAAGCCGATGTCGCCTCGGGTCTCGCGCTCTTCTCAGGCAAAAAGAGACTTAGCAACGGCGGACCCTCCTGTATTTCCTGCCACAACGTAAACAACAATGCACTGGTGAGCGGCGGACTGCTCGCCAAAGATCTGACAGACGTATACACGAGAATGGGGAATGCCGGCGTGGCAGGAATATTAAGCGCACCTCCCTTCCCTGCCATGGCATCCGCCTATAATAACAATGCACTGGACAGTTCGGAAATAGCCCAGCTGACCGCCTTTCTGCAGCATGCCGACAATGTAAGCGAAGGACAGCAGGCGAAAAGCGGGGCAAACATCTTCATCCTCGGCGGTGGCGGTGGCCTCGTCGTTCTTCTGTTGCTGATCGCAACCCATTGGAACAGGAGATTGCGGACATCGGTCAAACATGATATTTACAAAAGGCAAATCAAATCTATATAA